The proteins below are encoded in one region of Ostrea edulis chromosome 3, xbOstEdul1.1, whole genome shotgun sequence:
- the LOC125676286 gene encoding uncharacterized protein LOC125676286, translating to MIWFSWMLVCVLFAHDLSGSYGISEEDDWQLVFHAVKGNKQDVRAAWYKRSPSRCTPAVGCIPDGFDLDNWRDTRKHLRSPLIDKWRYLSILKIRVVLGGQGKTLAYLEFDGSGSSFINWFSKSRLLHSSWYDLKPNSRTNFFSIAGHHAHVKRHFYINRNYGGCPKDAGWFVVIDKKDVCTWANKGVFPLFMYSKGSGLTNWNRSPGFADVMNVYIQTV from the exons ATGATCTGGTTTTCATGGATGTTGGTTTGCGTGCTCTTTGCACATGATCTTTCCGGTAGTTATGGCATATCTGAAGAAGATG ACTGGCAGCTAGTTTTCCATGCTGTTAAAGGTAACAAACAGGATGTTCGTGCTGCATGGTACAAGAGATCACCTTCAAGATGCACACCAGCAGTTGGTTGCATTCCGGACGGTTTTGATCTCGATAATTGGAGAGATACTAGAAAGCATCTTCGAAGTCCTCTAATTGATAAATGGAGATATCTCAGCATTTTGAAG ATCCGTGTAGTACTTGGAGGTCAAGGGAAAACGCTGGCTTACTTGGAATTTGATGGAAGTGGGAGTAGCTTCATCAACTGGTTCAGCAAATCGAGATTGTTACATAGCAGTTGGTACGACCTAAAACCGAATTCACGAACAAACTTTTTCTCCATCGCAGG GCACCACGCTCATGTCAAAAGACACTTCTACATCAACAGAAACTATGGTGGATGTCCAAAGGATGCGGGGTGGTTTGTGGTGATAGATAAGAAAGATGTTTGCACGTGGGCCAATAAGGGAGTCTTCCCGCTGTTCATGTACAGTAAAGGGTCAGGACTGACGAACTGGAATCGAA GTCCCGGTTTTGCCGATGTTATGAACGTTTACATACAGACTGTGTAA